The genomic interval TTTTGTCTGTGCAATCTCTGGGTTATTCCGTTCTTTATTCCTATCCACCAACATAATAATGGAGCGATGATAAATATTACTCGCTTGTTCTAAATGTGCCTCGATCGTTTTTATAATTGCTGTGCGATCATAATATTTTTCGATGGCTTTCGTCATTAGAGGTTGCGTCAATAAAACGTTAAAAGGACTTGGTAACTGAGAGAAGCTTACTTTTTCCCCACTTTTATCAATCTGGGTCAATTTATTGATGTCAACTTCCGAGACACCATCAGCAAAGCTTACTTTGCCAACAAGCAATAAGACAATTAATGGATAAATAAAAAAAAGTTTTTTAAACATTTTAAATAGCAGCATCCCTTGCTTTGTAATGATATGAGTATAGACTTAATCGAGGGAAACTCCACAGCCTTAGTATTAGACCGTGGAATTCTAATTACATGCTGAACGAATTGCTGTTTTCTTCTTCGTTTTCGTTTTCTTCTTCGTTTGCAGCACTCAGAACTTCCATCATTGTTTTTAGCGCAAGCATTGCCAGAACACGCTCATCACCATGGACAATACCCATAACTAATCCATCATCACCTAAGCCTATGATATGTAGATGATCTGTTGCACCTTCTGGGCATGGGAGGTAAAGTCTGCGGCCAAAAAAGCTATTTGCATTTCTTGCTTGTGTTTTTGGCTGCTCGGTTTGTTCAGAAGCTGCGTTTTTTTCTTCTGTAGATTCTGAGCTTACAGATTCTGTGCTTTGAGAAAGGTTCTCTTTGGCTTCTTCAGAGCTTTGCTCCACTTTTTGTTCTACAGTTTCTTCAGTATTTTTTTCCAAATTTTCTTCTGAATTAACCTCTATACGCTCGCGCATACAAAATCTCCTTAAAGTTAAACTAACACATAAAACAAAATTCCAAATATGAAAAAAGGGCATTTAATTAGTAAAATGTTTTTTTCAGGGGCAAGTTTACAATTAACTTACAAAATTTGGTAGAGCAAATAGACAAATTTTGTTTTTTTTATTGCTTTCGAAAATCAAAAAAGTATGATAGTAAGAGGAATAAATAATATATTTTGCCCAAATAATTCATTATAAAAACAATACAATGAAAAAAAAATCAAAAAAAACATCTTATCTTAAAAAAGCATTTCAATTGTTTAGTGATTATTTTATTCGATCCGATCAAAAACTAACCGCCTGGCTTTTGCTTGGAGGCATGATGCTCTGCATCATTACGCTTGTTGGGCTTGCCGCCAGCCTCCCCTGGGGATTTTTAGGATTTTGGGCTGCGCTTACAGCAAAAGAACTCACGGGATTTTTATTTTATAGCGGCATAATCGCTTTAACGAGCGCAGCTATTGTTGGAGTGGGTACCTTAATGGATTATTTGACCACAACATTAGCTATTCAATGGAGGTCTTGGTTAACAACAAAATTCATTAACAAATATCTATTTGGTAAGAAAACTTATTTAGATTTAGCTCGTGTTTCATCGCATATCGATAATCCAGATCAACGCATTCAGGATAATATTGATAACTTTGTGGACCGCACACTTTCATTAAGTACTGATTTTCTTAGGTCTTCATTAACTTTAATTGCTTTTATTGGCACCCTTTGGATACTAGGGAGCTCTCTACCCATAGTGGTATTTGGCGCTACCATTGTTATCCCTGGATATTTAGTATGGACATCGTTATTTGTTGCATTAGTCAATAGCGTAATCACTCATATGCTGGGCAAGTCATTAGCAACAATGAATCAAAAAGAAGAGCGTTTAGAAGCAAAATTCAGAAAGGACTTGGAGTTTGTTCATAATGAGTCTGAAAATATAGCTCTTGAAGCTGGGGAACAATATCACCAAAAAAGATTAGTAAACGATTTAGAGCAAATCTCTCAAAATGCATTTCAAAAACTTTGGGTTAAACTCAAGGTTTCCGCTTTTCAAACGAGCTACAATTATATTGCCGAGATATTACCCTATTTTTTTACTGCTCCTGCCTATTTCACGGGTTTAATCAATTTTAATCAAATTATGCAAGTTGGGGTTGCGTTTAGTGAAGTCAGCAAAGCCTTAAATTGGTTCGTTGACTCCTATACTTCCCTAAAAAAATATCAAACGAGTATCGAGCGAATTATCGAACTTGAGGAGGAACTCGATAGTGAAAGCAGCAAAGTAAGCCAAAAAGATATTCGTATCCATAACGCTCAATCCAATGCATTAATCATAAAAAATTTAAATATCGCCTATCCACGTCACGCCAATCCTGGCTATATTATGCGTCATTTAAATTTAGAGTTTAAACTAGGAGAAAACACCTTAATCAAAGCACCTTCAGGTTTTGGGAAAAGCACCTTTTTCAAAGCAATTCGTAATACCTGGAAGCATGGTGAAGGAGAAATTAGTATCCCTCAACAGCAAAAAACGTATTTCCTACCTCAAAAACCATTAATTCCATATGACTCATTAAAAGCCATACTTGCCTATCCTGATCCAGCTAACACTTATACTGAAGAGGAATATAAAGCAGCTTTACTTGCTGTTGGTGGAAAAATGGATCGGTTTGTTCCCGAATTAGATAAAAAAGATACCTGGTCAAAGAGATTATCTCTTGGTCAACAACAACGAATTTCTTTTGCGAGAGCTTTATTAAAGAAACCAGATTGGCTTTTTTTAGACGAAGCTACTGCATCATTGGATGAAGAAAGTGAGGATCAACTTTATAGCCTTTTAAAAGAAAAACTACCCAAAACTACTGTAATCAGTATTGCACATCGCTCAACAGTGATGAAATTTCATCAACGTGTGGTACAGTTTGAAGCACCAACAGAAGAAACACGATCAAGTAACTTAGTGTGTTAATTGTTCGGCTAATTGAATAAATTATTTGGGTGTTTTCAGTATCCAAGGGAGAAAGCTATTAATGAACGCATATCAACAATTAGAACAACATCTAAAAAAGTATTATGATTTTGAAAATCTAGCCGCTATTGTTTCCTGGGATGAAGCAGCAATGATGCCAACCGGTGGAGGACAAGCGCGTGCTGAAGCTTTAGCTACTTTAAGTACAGTGCAACATGGTTGGTTAACAAACAAAAAAGTAGCCGAGTTAATCAAACAAGCGAAAGATTTAAATGGATTGTCACTTTGGCAGCAAAGGAATTTGTATTGGATAGAAAAAAATACCAGCAATCAACCTGCATTCCTGCAAAATTAGTCGAAGAATATACTAATGAATCTTTAATTTGCGCCCAAGCATGGCGAGAATTACGCGTAAAAAATGATTGGCAGGCATTTAAACCTTACTTAGAAAAACTATTTAAAAAGGTAAAAACCATTTCTGATATCAAATCTCAAGTATTTAATAAATCACCTTTAGATATTTTAATTGATGAATATTCGCCTGATTTAGACTGTAAAGCGATCGCGCCTATTTTTAATTCTCTCAAACAAGAAGTACCTGCACTTCTTTCCAAGATTCTCGAAAAGCAAGCCCAACGTGAAATAAAGCCAATCGCAGGTCATTTCCCCGTTGAACAGCAAAAGCAATTTGGAATGGAGATCATGGCTCATTTGGGATTTGATTTTAATCATGGTCGTTTAGACATCAGCCACCACCCATTCTGTGGCGGTATTTCAAGTGATGTCCGCATCACCACTCGGTATAACGAACATGATTTCTTATCCTCTCTAATGGCAATTACTCATGAAACTGGTCATGCCTTATACGAACAGGGATTGTTACAAGAATGGAGCACGCAGCCTGTAGGCCATTCATTGGGAATGTCAGTACATGAAAGCCAATCATTGCTTATCGAAATGCAAATCTGTCGAAGTTTATCATTCATCCATTTCATAAGCCCACTTGCACAAAAATATTTTCCTGAGGCCGAAAATATAACTACAGAAAATCTGTTCTATCATTATACACAAGTTAAACCCGGACTTATTCGTGTCGATGCCGATGAAGTGACCTATCCTTTACATGTAATTATTCGCTATGAAATAGAACAATTACTCTTTGCTTCTGAAATCACGATTGATGATTTGCCCTCAGTGTGGGATTCCTATATGCAAAAATATTTAGGCGTATCAACTCTAGGTGATGATAAAAATGGAGTAATGCAAGATGTTCATTGGCCATCAGGAATTTTTGGCTATTTTCCTGCCTATACATTTGGTGCATTAATCGCTGCACAATTGTTTGCTGCATTAAAGAAATCAATCCCCAATATTAAAGATCAGATACAGGAAGGTAATTTTAAGCCTTTGCTAGGCTGGCTTAGAGAAAATATTCACCAAAAAGGTAGATTATATTCATACCAAGAGCTATTACGTCAGGCAACAGGTGAGGAGTTGAGCCCACACTATTATTTGACTCATCTCAAAGAAAGATACTTATAAATACATTCGAACGAATGGTACCTTGCGTGAAAGCAGAAGGTCTAGAAAAGAACAAACCACAAAAAACGTGAGCTTGCAGTACCACTTTACTAGATCCTCCGCTTTCACGGAGATTGGAAAATCTAAATATTCGACACAATGCCCTATTTGCAGCGACAGTTATGATTTATTTTGACTGAAATTCATTAATTTCATAAATTGTTGCAACTCACATACATAACCACCACAAGCAGGAATCAAAACTGGGCTATTATTATAAGTGACTTTTACTTTATAACCAACAGAGTCACTTTCGTAGAGTGAGAAATTGAGATTTGAAGCATAGGGAGGTGCCGTTTCTAAAGGAGCTCCCATAAAACTCAGAGCACTCGCAATAGTAGTATCATGAGCAGATAATAAAACATACTTCAAGCTGGATTTATTTTGACTTCCACTATAAAGATAATTCGCAATATTTTTCATGAGTTTAGCACTATAAGCATGTGCTACTTCCTTTGGTCTTTCTTGAGCCATAAAAGCCCAGTTACTCGCATTGATAATTGTTTCGGCATCATTGGCAGTAAGCCCTTCTGGCAGGGGTATATTATGAGTTTGATGGACATATAAGGAATCACCCAATAATTGCAATTCAGCTAAATTGTTGATTGGGATACCTGTTAGACGACTCCAAAGAGGATATTTATCTTTTAACTCATTATTCTTTTGTTGCCATTCTTTTGTTGAATAAACATATTGTTCCAAGAGTTTTGTACGCTCTTCAGAACTTACTTGCTGAACAATGATTTCATCATATTTGGCTGGCGCACTGAAAATAGGGATGGGCTGAAAACCCTGGGGTAAAGCAGGTGCAGCGTTTTCTACCTTTGGGCCTGTTCCCAGAGGATATAATCCCATTAACAGGGACTCTGCGCTCATCAGAGTCCGGTCATATGCAGTAGAACGAACATACATCGTTCCATATTCATAGTGTTCTGGTAATAGATGGGATTGTTCAACATACTTTTTACGAAACTCTTTACCCATATTATATTCTTGCCGCATTCCCTCTGCAGTTAATTGACCAATTCCCTCTTTCCATTGATAGTTAACAGTAGGTATAGAAATAATTGGTGTCCTATCACCATGACGAATAATATCAATAGCAAAAATTAACGTATCATCAGCAAATAAAAGTGATGGCACACTGATTAGAAATACACATCCTAAATTAAATTTAAAACCCATTACCCTACTCCTTTGAATTAAAAGGTTAGCTATTTTAAAAAGAAGCATACAAAAATCAAAAGATTGCTATTGAACGAAATGATTAAATTTTACCTATATATTGGGAATGATAATAATAATCCCGTATTTCCTCTTGAATCGAAGTTGCTGATATCCCTGCTTGGAATTGGGTAATTAACATTTTAGCGCTATTAAGGCGTTGTTGAAGCAAATAAATTAGAGAGTGGGAATCTTTTTTGGGATATATGCTATAAAACTCCGTATTTAAATGAGATTGCAATTCGTCTGCTTGTATGGAGGAATCTAAAGTGATTGCACTATAAGACTCTGTTAACCCTTCCTCCAATAAATCAGGATTTTGGGCCATATTTTTCTCAGCAGTAGTGATTGCCTGACAAAATCCTTCGAGCATCGCTTGGCTAATAGTATCTTTTTCTGACATGTTAAATAAATCAGAAATTATCGTATGCGGTAAAAGAGGGGCAACTAATTGATCAAAGGGTAACGCATGGCCATGACGGTAATGATCACGATAATTTTGTCCAAAAAATGAATAATCAATTTTTTTAGCAGGTGAAAAATTAGGATCATCCATAGCAAGAGTGTCAGCATGTCTTCCTTTGTAACTAAGAGTGGCACCACAACCAAAATCAACGATTGCGGCTTGTTTTACACCCTCTCTGAGGCAATAACCTGAATTAAGCAGTTTAGAGTTTAATAGATCCCACAAATTAAACACTAAGGCCACCGCATATAATTGGCCAATGATCATGGCTTCTTCGGGAGTAAGAGATAAATCTTTACGTTTAGGTAAATGTTCTCGATCAAACAAAGATTCTATTTTTACTGCATCTTTTTGCGATAAAAACTCAGAGAAATTATTGATGAATTTAGAGATAACTCCAATTGACTTATCTTTATCTACATGCAGGTAGTTTTCAGGAACACTTAAAATTCCTTCAAACATTTTTTTTGCCATACGAGGGATTACTATTTCCAGGAATGCCCCTTCAAGCTGAATTGAGAAAATATGTTCTTTGGCATCAAAATCAGGATATTGCAATTGTTCCTCCGAGAGATATCCTTTAAACACATCGTTTACGGTCAATTCATCAGGTTTTTTAATCAAATAATAAGCACCAACCTGATCTTTTAATATCCTTTTTTCAGTAATCCCTTTTAATAAAGAAGAAGCAACTTTCTCCGGTAACTTGTTATTTACTGCTATTAGTTCAAAATTATGATGAAGTTTTGGCATGGTTTATCCTCCAAAAATAAGTAACATGGGTTCAACATCAAAAACATGAAAATGATTTTAATATCGCGAAACAAATGTTATTCCTTAAAGCATGTTACTTGCAAAATCAAAGATGCATCATATTGATGCAGAATTCCATTTTAAATAATAGCGTATGCCAAGCAAACACTGGCAATATTTAAAGTAGGTTTAAGATGTAGATTGACTGAAAAAATAAAGAAAGATGATGCGAAATATAAAAAGATAAAAGAGTAACATCAAAGACGTTTGGCATATCTTTGATGTCTCTTTCACATGAATTAGTTCAGCTTTTGTTTTTGAGATAAATTGGATTCGTGCTCTGGATCTTTTGGGGCGTTAGATTGATCATTTGATACAAAAAAATGATACAAACTATAACCTAAGCCAGCAACACTTGAGATAACAGTAGTAGCTACTGCCTCTTCAACCAAACTAGGTCCTGGATCATATTGTCCTGTTAATATTGCGATTCCAACAAGAGTAACTAATGCAGCGGATGTTCCAACGATTGATGAACCAAGATTTAAAAGGAAGTTATGATTGGTATTCTGTTTTACAGTAGTTGATTTTTGACTCACTAACGCCTCATCCTCTACTTTACGCAGATTCTCTAATTCAGCAAGGCGTTCAATTAATGCATCAAAAGGCTCATCATCTAAATGTCCTTTAGGACAAGTAGCTCTAACCAATAAAGAAGAAACAGGCTTTTCTGAGCGAGCAAGAAGTTCACTGCGATCTTTTTTATATTCTCGCTGACTTTGTTCATACTCTTCTAAATCTTCTCTTGTCTCATCTGTTTTTAAAAGAAAATAATGACCTTGTGAGGCATGAAGCGCCACTTCAAACTTAGGTGAAGTTGTGTCTAAACGATACTCATCCACAATGGCAGCAGTGCTGCGATCATAAATGGTCAATGGTTGATTTATAACCTTCATCATTGCCATAATTTCAATGTGGGATAATTTCACCTGTGGTTGAGCCATGTATTTACAATAAGAAGCATACCCTTCTATATTCCAATAATTTCTAATTGCCTCTTCATCTGAAGATGTGTGAGCAAAATACTCTTCAAAAGCTGAGTTTTTATCTATCTTTCCTAGCGAACGATTATAATAGTATTCTAGAAATTCTTGGTTCGCTTCGTATAAAACGCTAAACTCTGAAGTATATAACTCTTCCTTTGACATAAATTGTCTGTATTCTTTATAGTTTTTGAAACCAGTGAATACGCCATGCTCTCCCTCTAACATTTCATTCCCTAATTCGGGATGCTCCATTAATTGAGTTGGAAACCACTCTCTAAATAATAACCCCAAAATCAACGTCTTTTCAAAAAGATAATTTGAAGCATGATCTTGAGAGGAGTCTAATAAAGAAATTTGATTCAACGATTTTTGATTAGGAAAATAACGGAATAGTTTTTTTGCCTTACTCTCTTCCAAAATTGATTTAAAGTTAAATAAATCTTTAGGGAGAGCTTGATGGTTGGTTAATAAATAAAGTGCATAATTATGAAAAAAACAATTATCAAAGCTTCCAGAAACATCAACTGCATTTTTGACTCGGGCTTTAATATTTTCATCTTTTTGATTGTACATAGATTCACCAAAACAATTGTAGTTTATATTCAGGCTGGACGCTAAATTATAAAGAACAATTCTTAAGCAAATATTAAAAACTCAACAAAGTTTAATCTGAATCCGCTGATTTTTTATAATTATTTCGTTATTTATTACTGGGGCCGTTGATATTTCTAGTTTTCAAACTACTTTCATCTTGCAAATTATCTATGCTTATTGATTCGAAATTGTTAATCTCGGACTTTGCAACGCTAAATCTTCGCCCAACTCTTTTTCTAAACTGGCTTTTGCATTTAAAATGGTTTCAATCGCGCTTCGTTCTTGCTGAAGTTGATCGGTACTGATATTTCCTTGAGTTGTTTTCAATCGTTCACTAATAACTGTGATACGTTTAATATCAGATTGCCAAACCCCTCCCGTGATAAACTCTAGAAACGCTGAACTAAAATCTTTAATAGCAAAACAAACTTGTCTTAGCAAAGATGCATTATTCCTATCAATAGCTCCCTGTAATAAAGAAACATGCGCATCTAGAACATTCTTCGGTGTTTTAAGATCAACTGTTTTAGCCTGACTCATTCCATCAGCTAAAGATTTATAAGCACTCGCCAGATATATAAATTTCTCGTCATTTTCTTGGGAGTAATTTCTCGTTCCAACAATATCAGAAATCGCGCTAAGACACGTACCTAGATGCTCTTTATGTTGTCCCTTACCTAATATGTCATTAATTAAGTTTTCAGCTTCAACTTGGTGCCCTCGATACATTTGTAGTGTGATCTGTTGCATTAATTCAAATACAAACACATCATCTTCTATGCTTGCAGATAAAATTTTACGGATACTGTCTATCTTTTGAGAAATATTTTCTTGCGCAATTAAAGCCGCGGCGTGTCGCACTGGTTCATTTAATTGATAAATCTCAATCAATTCTTCAATACTTAAGTCTGAATAATCTTCTTCATACCTTTTAGGAACAAAATTCTTTTGCATGGTGCGTTGAGCATAATGAGTGGATTGAATTCCTAATTCACCAATAATTTCTCTGATACGTACATTTACTTGGTTAGGAGACAAGGATAAGTTTACACTACTAGATCCATATTCATTATTAAATATTTGTATCATTTCATAAAGATCACGATGATGTTTATGCGCATAATAAAAGCAAATATCCAGAACATTATCATCTGTTGTGACGCGCAAGGATTCACCATTTTGAGCATGATCAATAATCCAATCTAACAATATTTCATCAACTGCATTGCAGGTAGAACAACTTCTTATTGCTGTTGCTTGAGTCATCATGTTAAGTTGTTGCTCGCGAATTAGTTTTCTTCCTGGATTAGCTTCTTGCCCTCGATTATCGAGACAACGAGCGCCATTGATAAGGGAGTAAGGACCACAAGATGAACCATCTGGTTGCGTCCACGTATATGGATAAACCGCTGCCCGCATGTTCAATTGACCTGGACCATATGCGCGACCAAAAATACTCTCGATTCTTGCAATTTCTTGTCGAATTAAAGGAGAGTGATTTGCAAAATTAGTATCAGCGTTCAACGAATCAGTATACCCAAGATTCACGTTGACTTGATGATTAGCCCCTTGAGTTACATGAATAGCAATTGCTGTCCAATGATTGCCATTTAGATTTAAAGGCAAAAGTATTTTTTTGGGCAAGTCTTCCCAGCGCGGGACATGGTATGCTGCAAAAGCGGTACTGTCTGAATCCTCTCTGGAGGAATATAAAAAAAGCCGTTCTGGGCTTTCTAATTGCCAAGCATATCCCACATCTACAATTTGTGCAGAGGTGTACCAGTAATCTTCTCTTACGCGACGAGCATCTGTATTAGGCATTATTTGAATAGTTCAATCTATTTAGTCTAATGCAAATCTTAACATATTGAATCAATTATTTCCATAAAGATAATAATAAGAACTTATTGAAAATTAAAATATCATCAAGCTCTTTAGTTTATGGATAAAAATTTAAATTAACTAAATTCTCATAATGACTTTCTGTACTTATATAATCAACAGAAATTAATGAAAAATAAATTACTTTGAAAAAAATCAACTATAATTATATCAATTAAAGACAAGTTAAGCCTAAAAATGAAAGCAGTCTATCTCTTGGGTCTTTTTATTTTAAGGGGGCTAAAGTTCCTGGTATGGTGCTTAATACTCACTATATTTTTAGGGATAGTTGCACCCTATGTTAGCAATTTATCTTCATATTCTTATTTAAAACCTGTAATCCAAGCAGACAAAGTACTCAATACTACTATAAAGCACTATGTACCTACACAAATAGCAAATTGGGATCTTTCCAGACTGATTCCAATAGTTGGCTTATTATTCATCTCATCCATTCTTTCAAGTTACATACTGTCGCTCCAAAAAATTAAAATGAGGGTCAATTTAAAAGAATTTAAAAATCGAGCAATAACAAAAGAACAACAAACCCTAGTGAAAAAAATGGAAGAAACCATAGACAAACCAGGAAAACTCAAAGAAAAAAACAGACAAATGTTATTAAAAGAATTTATCCAACTTAAAAAAGAACTTGAAAAGACAGGACGAAATCTCTCCTTTTTAGCAATTGACGTGGTCGATTCCACTAACATGAAAATTGGTGAAGATCCAGTAGTAGTTGAGAATGATTTTAATCAATATCATGATTTCATCGTATGTAAATTTAAGGCGCATGGGTATATTAAAGCAGCCTGGACACCTGATGGCGTGATGAGTTGTTTTAATACAACTGAACAAGCCTTCGAAGCTGCAAAAGATATTCTGTCAAGCCTATCTGATTTTAATAAATCAACCAAAATGATGAAGCAAGATTTTCACGTTCGTTGCGGCATAAATACAGGTTTTGTGTATTATGATCTATCAACCCCCTTAGAAGAGTTTAGCGACCGCGTTATTGACATTGCCGGACATATGCAAAAACATGCTCCACCTGATACCGTTCTCGTGGCTAAAGATCTTGTCAAACCTATAGAATCGCAAGAGGTATTCATACCGACAAAAAACATAGTCGACGGACTTGAAGCGTTTGAATGGAGATCTTCAAACTGAAGAATAGAACTTCGGGAAGAACCTCTTCTTAAAGTAAGTAATCTAAATTAATTTAAGAAGAGGCTAAAACATATTTAGGGTTTGTTGACACCAGCCCCTAATGAACAAGAACATAATGGCCATTTTTCAGCATATAGCGATGTCCGTTGTGATAAATAACTTGATTATGGTGATAGGTGCCAACATTTTGATATGTAGCAGGTTGACCAGACACCAACCCAACCCCTGTTCCCACTACTTTGCCAACACCATTACCTATAAATGCACCAGTATCTGCTATGTAACCTACACCAGTACCGACAGCAGTAGCTCCATATTTTACACCGGCGCCTACAGTTGAATTACTATACTGGCTAACGTCATTCATTGTATTGCAACCTACCAAACTTAAGGTCATCAATAAAGCCGACGATGTGATTATATATTTTTTCATCATACTCCTCCTTGAATCCACAAACATGACTTCTATATGTATATATAGTTCATAAATAGATCATTTCCAGTAAATCTTTAGAGAAATATGCTTTAGGGTAAAAATAAGATTTTAATTTTTCCGATTATTAAATAATCAATCCTTACGCTTTCAGAATTCGAAATCCAGCAAAAATGACAACACTCACTTCAATTAAGATTGGTTTTCAATCCTTGTATTTTTTCAAAAATCTTGTTGATAGGGCATTTGGTTATCTTGCTCAAAATTTCTAAAATTTTGTTCTGCTTCATTTC from Legionella sainthelensi carries:
- a CDS encoding ABC transporter ATP-binding protein/permease, which produces MKKKSKKTSYLKKAFQLFSDYFIRSDQKLTAWLLLGGMMLCIITLVGLAASLPWGFLGFWAALTAKELTGFLFYSGIIALTSAAIVGVGTLMDYLTTTLAIQWRSWLTTKFINKYLFGKKTYLDLARVSSHIDNPDQRIQDNIDNFVDRTLSLSTDFLRSSLTLIAFIGTLWILGSSLPIVVFGATIVIPGYLVWTSLFVALVNSVITHMLGKSLATMNQKEERLEAKFRKDLEFVHNESENIALEAGEQYHQKRLVNDLEQISQNAFQKLWVKLKVSAFQTSYNYIAEILPYFFTAPAYFTGLINFNQIMQVGVAFSEVSKALNWFVDSYTSLKKYQTSIERIIELEEELDSESSKVSQKDIRIHNAQSNALIIKNLNIAYPRHANPGYIMRHLNLEFKLGENTLIKAPSGFGKSTFFKAIRNTWKHGEGEISIPQQQKTYFLPQKPLIPYDSLKAILAYPDPANTYTEEEYKAALLAVGGKMDRFVPELDKKDTWSKRLSLGQQQRISFARALLKKPDWLFLDEATASLDEESEDQLYSLLKEKLPKTTVISIAHRSTVMKFHQRVVQFEAPTEETRSSNLVC
- a CDS encoding histidine phosphatase family protein yields the protein MGFKFNLGCVFLISVPSLLFADDTLIFAIDIIRHGDRTPIISIPTVNYQWKEGIGQLTAEGMRQEYNMGKEFRKKYVEQSHLLPEHYEYGTMYVRSTAYDRTLMSAESLLMGLYPLGTGPKVENAAPALPQGFQPIPIFSAPAKYDEIIVQQVSSEERTKLLEQYVYSTKEWQQKNNELKDKYPLWSRLTGIPINNLAELQLLGDSLYVHQTHNIPLPEGLTANDAETIINASNWAFMAQERPKEVAHAYSAKLMKNIANYLYSGSQNKSSLKYVLLSAHDTTIASALSFMGAPLETAPPYASNLNFSLYESDSVGYKVKVTYNNSPVLIPACGGYVCELQQFMKLMNFSQNKS
- a CDS encoding Ulp1 family isopeptidase → MPNTDARRVREDYWYTSAQIVDVGYAWQLESPERLFLYSSREDSDSTAFAAYHVPRWEDLPKKILLPLNLNGNHWTAIAIHVTQGANHQVNVNLGYTDSLNADTNFANHSPLIRQEIARIESIFGRAYGPGQLNMRAAVYPYTWTQPDGSSCGPYSLINGARCLDNRGQEANPGRKLIREQQLNMMTQATAIRSCSTCNAVDEILLDWIIDHAQNGESLRVTTDDNVLDICFYYAHKHHRDLYEMIQIFNNEYGSSSVNLSLSPNQVNVRIREIIGELGIQSTHYAQRTMQKNFVPKRYEEDYSDLSIEELIEIYQLNEPVRHAAALIAQENISQKIDSIRKILSASIEDDVFVFELMQQITLQMYRGHQVEAENLINDILGKGQHKEHLGTCLSAISDIVGTRNYSQENDEKFIYLASAYKSLADGMSQAKTVDLKTPKNVLDAHVSLLQGAIDRNNASLLRQVCFAIKDFSSAFLEFITGGVWQSDIKRITVISERLKTTQGNISTDQLQQERSAIETILNAKASLEKELGEDLALQSPRLTISNQ